One Glycine max cultivar Williams 82 chromosome 6, Glycine_max_v4.0, whole genome shotgun sequence DNA segment encodes these proteins:
- the LOC100811492 gene encoding uncharacterized protein produces the protein MAVTTSSSSTSGFFSLRSPNSVDSSRVSSTHGSSSACGKFDGVAMWFINGVTTAFFASLNRCSCIRIATEEDGDDANDLPLMLNDGNLRQDGVVVACTTSRRRTGKGKKSEAVLVDDD, from the coding sequence ATGGCTGTGACTACCTCTTCCAGTTCCACCAGCGGCTTCTTCAGTCTCCGGTCACCAAATTCGGTCGATTCCAGCAGGGTCTCCTCCACCCACGGCTCTTCCTCCGCTTGCGGAAAGTTCGATGGGGTGGCCATGTGGTTCATCAACGGCGTCACAACCGCTTTCTTCGCCTCCTTGAACCGTTGCTCTTGCATTCGCATCGCCACCGAAGAAGACGGCGACGATGCCAACGACTTGCCGTTGATGCTCAACGACGGAAACCTCCGCCAGGATGGCGTCGTCGTTGCGTGCACCACCAGCAGGAGAAGGACGGGTAAAGGGAAGAAGAGTGAAGCTGTTCTCGTCGACGACGACTGA
- the LOC100812574 gene encoding uncharacterized protein KIAA0930 homolog yields the protein MLGDGGETPSRYELLSMVKKHSNLIGKTVVEEQDASDIEMDMRFWHDVFDLYFVCGKESRGRQDDDLVFFVRKLGSHGSGSNNKTESVDPYFVRRWAPKLSDLVDETSIDVDWRRSFYLNLIAHTSFSVTVAICSHQDLLNHRAGEDTPLSPIYKVVKTVYASPSRVNFQLDSKKEVETTPAYPDICFAIDDFDSTFDAVVLTEKDHCYCVVLNAHDGAAFPSEKVSNDCSTSDSSSLQVHTISAKKKDTKLTLFSGFVSYQMVRDAYDAGRSRFGSLLSVVHSSGKTDRIYMKGPGGRGEVEVAVSGVADQSHEDSGPFSPVISKKGFGLGVIVRKAASAASVAARHAYAAASASSPTFDELIPLKCSLMSISLPWEYIAYDLLFKGAPPVNM from the exons ATGCTTGGCGATGGAGGCGAAACCCCCTCAAG GTATGAATTGTTGAGCATGGTGAAGAAGCATTCCAATTTAATAGGGAAAACGGTAGTTGAGGAGCAAGATGCTTCTGATATCGAAATGGATATGAGGTTTTGGCACGATGTCTTTGATTTGTATTTTGTCTGTGGCAAGGAATCAAGGGGACGCCAAGATGATGATCTTGTTTTCTTTGTCAGAAAATTG GGTTCCCATGGTTCTGGTTCCAACAATAAAACAGAGAGCGTTGATCCTTATTTTGTACGCAGGTGGGCACCTAAG TTGAGCGACTTAGTGGATGAAACTTCTATAGATGTGGACTGGAGGCGTTCGTTTTACTTGAATTTAATTGCTCATACATCATTCAGTGTAACTGTTGCAATTTGCAG TCACCAGGATCTTCTTAACCATCGAGCTGGAGAGGATACACCTTTATCCCCTATATATAAG GTTGTGAAGACTGTTTATGCATCCCCAAGTCGTGTAAATTTTCAATTGGACTCTAAAAAG GAAGTGGAAACGACTCCTGCTTATCCAGATATATGTTTCGCAATTGATGATTTTGACTCCACTTTTGATGCTGTG GTTTTGACTGAAAAAGATCATTGCTATTGTGTAGTTCTAAATGCACATGATGGGGCAGCATTTCCGAGTGAAAAGGTGTCCAATGATTGTAGTACTAGTGATAGCTCCTCTTTGCAAGTCCACACTATTTCTGCAAAGAAAAAGGATACAAAG CTTACACTTTTCTCAGGATTTGTGAGCTATCAGATGGTCCGAGATGCTTATGatg CTGGTAGGTCTAGATTTGGGAGCCTTTTATCAGTGGTCCATTCTTCGGGCAAAACAGACAGGATTTACATGAAAGGTCCTGGAGGCCGAGGGGAAGTTGAAGTAGCTGTTTCTGGTGTTGCAG ATCAAAGCCACGAAGATTCAGGCCCATTTTCTCCGGTTATATCAAAGAAAGGGTTTGGGCTTGGTGTAATTGTCCGCAAAGCAGCATCTGCTGCATCAGTAGCTGCAAGGCATGCTTATGCAGCTGCCTCTGCCTCTAGCCCTACTTTTGATGAGTTGATACCTTTGAAATGCAGCTTAATGTCCATATCATTGCCCTGGGAATATATTGCGTATGATCTTCTGTTTAAG GGAGCTCCTCCAGTGAACATGTGA